Proteins encoded by one window of Papio anubis isolate 15944 chromosome 7, Panubis1.0, whole genome shotgun sequence:
- the LOC116275703 gene encoding LOW QUALITY PROTEIN: ATP-binding cassette sub-family D member 4-like (The sequence of the model RefSeq protein was modified relative to this genomic sequence to represent the inferred CDS: inserted 2 bases in 1 codon) codes for MHQEKLXGDFRFKHMQIRVNAEPAAFYRAGHVEHMRTDRRLQRLLQTQRELMSKELWLYIGINTFDYLGSILSYVVIAIPIFSGVYGDLSPAELSTLVSKNAFVCIYLISCFTQLIDLSTTLSDVAGYTHRIGQLRETLLDMSLKSQDCEILGESEWGLDKASGWPAAEPADTAFLLERVSISAPSSDKPLIKDLSLKISEGQSLLITGNTGTGKTSLLRVLGGLWTSTRGSVQMLTDFGPHGVLFLPQKPFFTDGTLREQVIYPLKEVYPDSGSADDERILRFLELAGLSNLVARTEGLDQQVDWNWYDVLSPGEMQRLSFARLFYLQPKYAVLDEATSALTEEVENELYRIGQQLGMTFISVGHRQSLEKFHSFVLKLCGGGRWELMRIKVE; via the exons ATGCATCAGGAGAAGCT AGGAGATTTTAG gttcaagcacatGCAAATTCGGGTGAATGCAGAGCCTGCCGCTTTCTACAG AGCTGGGCATGTGGAGCACATGAGGACAGACCGCAGGCTGCAGAGACTCCTTCAGACCCAGAGGGAGCTGATGTCCAAGGAGCTCTGGCTGTACA TCGGCATCAATACCTTTGACTATCTGGGCAGCATCCTGAGTTACGTTGTCATCGCAATCCCCATTTTCAGCGGGGTCTATGGAGACCTGAGTCCTGCAGAGCTTAGCACCCTGGTCAGCAAG AATGCCTTTGTGTGCATCTACCTCATCAGCTGCTTCACCCAGCTCATCGACCTGTCCACGACGCTCTCGGATGTGGCTGGCTACACGCACAG gATTGGGCAACTTCGGGAGACGCTGCTGGACATGTCCCTGAAGTCGCAGGACTGTGAGATCCTAGGCGAGAGCGAGTGGGGCTTGGACAA AGCCTCAGGGTGGCCAGCGGCAGAGCCAGCAGACACAGCATTTCTCCTTGAGCGGGTCTCCATCTCTGCCCCCTCCTCTGACAAACCCCTAATCAAGGATCTGAGCCTAAAGATCTCCGAGGGACAGAGCCTGCTCATCACAGGCAACACGGGCACTGGCAAGACCTCCTTGCTCCGGGTTCTGGGCGGCCTCTGGACAAGTACACGGG GCTCAGTGCAGATGCTGACGGACTTTGGGCCCCATGGGGTGCTATTCCTGCCACAAAAGCCATTCTTCACTGACGGGACCCTTCGGGAGCAG gtgATATATCCCCTGAAGGAGGTCTACCCCGACTCAG GTTCTGCTGATGATGAGAGGATCTTGAGGTTCTTGGAATTGGCAGGCCTG TCCAACTTGGTGGCAAGGACAGAGGGTCTGGACCAGCAGGTGGACTGGAACTG GTATGATGTTCTGTCCCCAGGGGAGATGCAACGGCTCTCCTTTGCCCGACTCTTCTACCTGCAACCGAAGTACGCAG TGCTTGATGAAGCCACCAGTGCCCTGACAGAGGAGGTGGAGAACGAGCTCTATCGCATCGGCCAGCAGCTGGGGATGACGTTCATCAGTGTGGGACATCGGCAGAGCCTTGAGAAG TTTCATTCCTTCGTTCTGAAACTCTGTGGAGGAGGAAGATGGGAGCTGATGAGAATCAAAGTGGAATGA